The Haliotis asinina isolate JCU_RB_2024 chromosome 16, JCU_Hal_asi_v2, whole genome shotgun sequence DNA segment CCctgatgtataacaatgtaCCATAACCTGCATCCCTGATCTATAACAATGTACCATGACCTGCATCCctgatgtataacaatgtaCCATAACCTGCATCCctgatgtataacaatgtaCCATAACCTGCATCCCTGATCTATAACAATGTACCATGACCTGCATCCctgatgtataacaatgtaCCATAACCTGCATCCctgatgtataacaatgtaCCATAACCTGCATCCctgatgtataacaatgtaCCATGAACTGCATCCctgatgtataacaatgtaCCATAACCTGCATCCctgatgtataacaatgtaTCATAACCTGCATCCctgatgtataacaatgtaTCATAACCTGCATCCctgatgtataacaatgtaCCATAACCTGCATCCCTGATCTATAACAATGTACCACGTCCTGCATCCCTGATGCctgatgtataacaatgtaCCATAACCTGCATCCCTGATGTATAACAATGTGCCATAACCTGCATCCctgatgtataacaatgtaTCATAACCTGCATCCCTGATGTACAACAATGTACCATAACCTGCATCCctgatgtataacaatgtaCCATAACCTGCATCCctgatgtataacaatgtaCCATATCCTGCATCCCTAATGTATAACAATGTATCGTAACCTGCATCCctgatgtataacaatgtaTCCACCTTATCCTCTTTCCGGAAATGGCTGAGGTTTCCAAATGATGAGATACGCTGACATTTCTTCTCCCCCATCCAACACTTGATCAGGTCCACATCGTGACAACACTTTGCCAACAGACAATTAGAACTCTCCTCCTCATTTCGCCAGTTCCCTCTGACGTAGGAATGTTGAAAACGCCAGAAACCAACCTGAATTGGAATTTCTGTCAAGCTATGTTTTTttaaacatcaatatttcactACCTTGTGTTTAGATGCCATCAAAAACTATCCTGGCTCTCCAAAGGTAATTTAGATGTTGTCTGTCCTAATTGTCATGATCATTTGCTACCGACAacatttacaacaaacacatgcagatGGGTGACCCCGCcccaaagacaaaaaaaaaaaaaaacaacaataaaaaaaaggaaaaaaaagaacacacacacaaaacaacaacaaacaaacaaaaaaaaaaaaaaaaagaaaataaagaaaaaaaggaacaaccccccaaaaataacacaaacaaaacaaaaaacaaaacaaaacaaaaacaaaacccaaaaaccaaaaaaccaaaccaaatcaaataaaacaaaaaaacaacaaaaaacaaacaaacaagacccccccaaaaaacaaacaaacaaacaaaaaaaacaaaacaaaacaaaacaacaacaacaaaaaacaaaacaaacaaacaaacaaaaaacaatataaaaaacaacataaaaaacaacataaacaaaacaaaaacaaaaaacattgcaCATAAAATGTGCTCTACATAATTAATGCTCATTCAATGCAGAGGTTGAAATACCTTTACGACTGGGAGTGCACTCAGAAGAGTGGCCCATGTCATATCACCTACCCTGATCAATTTTCTACAATACCATTCATAAGATTAGAAAGTTTACTGGACACCGGTACAGCGCCATATGCATATCTGCTTGcctgacagaaaaaacacactggACTATGGTGTCGTGCAGTGGGTTTTTTCCACCCCAAGCAATGGTAGCTGCTTGAGAGCTATGTCTCTCTCATGAATGCTTATCCTTCTGCTAGGGTCACTCAAAGCATTTACCTGGCAGATGATCCTCATTTTCACTTAATTTCATTGGATGTTGTCTGTTGTTTCATCGATTGTACAAAAGAACGTCAGTCCTCagctgttgagtgagtgagtgagtgagtgggtgggtgagtgctTGAGTGAGGATGTTTTTTCCCTGCTtgtgggcttcacatattgtatccatgtgctGAATCAAATGCTTTTACTATTTGGCAAAACATCCTCCCAAACATCTATTGTAAGCATGTTTAGTATGTGGGTTACAATCACCACGAACCTTGCAGATTGCCATTTCTACAATTAGCAAACACAAAAGGGTGCGGAAAAGCATAAGATAAGTTTAGAACAAATATGTGCAAAGATTTCAACACATGCAAATGAAACAAGCACtgtaatgaaaaagaaatgcaaacaaaGCAAATATCCAACTTTCAGATTGTTGGCTTGATAAAGTCTGCAAAGAAAGACAGTAACGTTTTTTGCAATACCTTATCCGCCTTTGTAAAGTGTAGGATTCCCAAACTTGAGAAATTTAGCCTCCCCAAACCAGTAACTGATTAGGTTGACATCAGGGCAACACTTGGCAAGCAGAGAGTTTGAACTCTTATTCGCATTGCGCCAGTTCCCGCGAACATACGAATGTGCAAAATGCCAGAAACCAACCTggttaaaaacaaacacatacattcattaaatatggGAAAGCAGTAATATGTACAGAAACCATGATGTTTTTGCGTGGCAACTAAACACAATCACACTTCACAACACATAgatgaaaatataacaaaaattcTATTTTGCATAAAGAAAACTGCAAACACAGCTATTACTTTTAAGCATGGCGAACATGAAAGTGCAAAACCGCATGCGGCATAAATTTCTGTAGACGTTATCACAAAATGAATCGAACTGTATTTGACTAACCTTTCAAACACAGGAACAAGTTGTCAACATGATtacaagagttatctccctttgttcaCAGACCTCAGTTCAgccaaacaaatatttcaccCACAGGGAACGAAATTCAATTTTGCTTTAAATCAGTTTTTTTGGCAAATGACTGCAGGGAGAGTAAATTCAAAGTTAAAAAAGGTAACTTAGTGACTTcttaattaaatgaaaacaaacaaaaagagcTTTGGGAAAAGTGTCACATTTACATTATAAAGCTTGATGTCTTTAGAAACAGAAATACAAGACAAATAATCTAGCAACTGGTATCAATAAAGCAAATACAGAATTGAAACAAAGACTTCCATCAATTCATAGATACATACCGTATTCAACATATTTAGCACCTCACCCTAAGCTGATAAAAATTCAAAAGGAGTGATTAATAGGATATGAAAAGAAACAGGGGCACAAATTAGGATTAGGCCTAAACTAATATAAAACATCAATCAACATATATCAACATAAGCAATCAACAGAGATTGCCTCACATCGCGAACACATCCTTTCTTCTAAATTCCCACTCACCCCAGTAATCTATATTACGTCTTTCAGTTGTTGATCAGTAAAAAAATTGAATGTCAAAATTTGTACAGAGGCATGGGTAGGGAACACTCTACATTTATAAGAGGAAGTGCTTATTAAGGAGGTGACACTAAATACGTCAAATATCGTACACGTTCTAAATACATACAAGAGCATAGATTGTAAACTACCTACCGGGTCTGTGTGCTGTATATTGACCACGTCCCCTATCCTGCCGCTAGTGATGACCTCCTTAATCTTCTTGGCCCACGGAACATACCGTAGTACATGACACACAGCCAACCATACATTGTACGGCTTGCATGTGCTCACAATCTCACGGCAGTCAGCCTCTGTAGCCTAACATTGaccaaaacaaacatatagACTTCGTACAAACAACATTTGTGTGAATATTTATTTCTAAAAAACATCCAAACTAATTCAAATTCCTTAAACAGAAATAATATTCATGTGTCTCTACCaaaatgtgtgtgaaaaatataatgGGAATACATTTTCGTTTAGTATTTAAAGTAACAGTAAGCTGATTTCGAACTGCCTGTTTGTAATACGGTTCCAATTCTTTCCAACACCCAACTATCAACATGCCCCCATATTCTTCACATATTTGAACCAATGATCTAACTTTTAAACAAATTAAAGTCACTAACTGCTAACAATCTTCCACCCGGTCCATTCATCTTGAATATTTGCCTTCAAAATCTATTCCAAAAGTCCATCTTGTCTGATCTGAGAGAGAGGATTTTATCATAATTCCTGTCTTTTTCTTGTGTACAGCAAATTAGTGAGAAGGATGGCAATATATGGACGAGCAAATTCTTTGTTACAGTGAGAACACTTTTTGTATGTTGTAaaaccattatcaagcaagtgactTATTGTGATCCTTCTTTATTGATCCAACTTCTAAAGGTGTCCCAAAGAAGTTAGAAGTCTGTGGAACTTACGAGAAGCTAGGAGGATGTTTTCATATTGGTTTCAACAAAGATTTGCCATTGCCATTGTGAATGTAGGGCCCCAGGTTATGTAGAATCAATATCATCGTCACAGACAGCACATGCACTAGCCATGCACGAGTGTAATGTTGGCACTTGTGACTACACTCTCTGAGCAATGCTTTGAGTAGAACATACTTACAGCTATTGGTTTCTCCAGCAGAATGTGATAGCCCTTCTTGGCAAAGGCTATAGCAGGATCCTGAAGGGGCAAGATATTTGATGAGTATTTTGCTcatcatgtgagtgagtttagtatgcgagcaatatcacggcaggggacaccagacatgggctttaCGCACTCTACCCatttcagcgtgacaagcggatgcttcaaccactaggctaccccaatgtCCCGATACCTTTGTAGGAAAACTAGTGGTTGGTGGTATGGGCAGcaataaccatggtaacacacaTGTAGGATAGTTTAGTTTTGGTTTGGtatcgctctcagcaatattccagctacagtggtctgtaaattattgagtaattaaatccagtgatcaacaatatgagcattgatcttcgtaactgggatatggtgacatgtgACCACCCGACCCTGAGGGTCTTAAGTAAGATGGTTCAACGTTGGTATGATTGTTCTCGGCTCTGTTCACAAGCATGTACTGTTTGCACAATGGTCTAGAGAACACATGCTCTAGTTGAATTTGCCAACTTTGGAACAAGCCATTGGAAAACTCAAATTTGCCGACTTGAGAGTAACAAACCTTATGGTCTCGGTCCACtgttgtgatgatgacaaaGTCAGCAAACTTGTCTCTCTTGACTGCTTCACGCCAGTCTGTCAGTACAAAGTAATATGAAAATACAGCAACATTATCCCGATATTTTAACATGTGTGGACGCTCttgtaagtgagtatggttttactccacttttagcaatattctagcaatatcacgacagtgaacaccagaaatgggcttcacacattgtacccaagtctggacaagacagttctaacctggatgttCAAAAGTCTCTTATCTTATTTAGGGGATATCAGACTGGGGTactgtaaaacaacaaaatctgGGCTTGAACCACCTACTTTCTACTCGCACACTTTGTCCAGGAAACCAAGAAGGCTACGCTAAGTAACTGATAAAGGTAATACTTGACAGAAAATGCCTTCAGAGGCTGTATAATCTGTGTTCCACAATTGCATTTGTTCTCTTACCTGTGAAGACATTGCTTGCTGGGACATTGTTCCTTTCTTTGATTTGATTTCTCTGATACTCTCTGGGTTCAGCCAACCCAACCACCTGACCAAAAACACCTTCAATCAATCTCCATAGAGAAATATGTTCTATTACCAACGAGGGCGAAAATGTctgggttcatatttttcatacgttGTGTTCTACATGCGGCGAAGACAGGTAGCCATCCTATGCTTGAAAAAGGTctgggtttattttcctttatttgacgacttcggtaataaacagaatatcatgtttgTACAACATACTATGTGCTTTCATATGATATCCATAAATAtgggataacactttctaaatggctttGTGTGTTCaagtggaaatgttttggatatGTTGCCTTAAAACAACATCTAACCCTTTCATCTGAATCACATATTCAAGATTTGCATGTGCTGTATTAGGTTTACGTCTTTGATTAAGTCATAGCTCTGCCTCATATGCAAAACACATGACATTTTAGGTTTGAGTGAGCTTCACAAATTATACCAATATGGTGAATTAAACCTGGGTCGTCACCGTGTcgagcagacgctttaaccgTTGGGCTACAACATGGCCCCAGATGTACAGGAACAGACTCTCCTACTTCACACAATGACTGTCCAGGCCAGACCCCCTGTCAACTACCCCCTACCCCACTGTCAACTCACCTTCATTCTGTCAGGGTACTGTTGTGCATAAGCTGCATATGTGCTTCCTCGACTACCTGCTCCAACAACAATACATGTCACCGCACCAGTGTGCTGTTCTGGGTTCTCTCTCCTCAGCATGTTGATGAGTTTAGACATTTCTGCAAGGATAGAAGCTGAAAATTAACATGGGGTaggcagggtagcctagtggttaaggttcATCGCAAAACCATAGTTACTCACCCCTCACGCAAATTATGATTATgcaataccatttagaaagtgatcaaatgtacaGTAggacatatttgggattacactttcttagtaaagtacaaattctataaCCCGCACCCTCACAGACAGGCAccaaatcgccagcacacaaagtccgTTGTGACTCGCAGTGGCTGAGAGGGCTAgatgactgactttgtgtgcaggcgattagatgcctgactctgagggtgcgggtttcgaatcccggatgggactcaacccccaaAATACCAGAATTGTACTTTATTACGATAGTGTAATCCTACATAGGACATGTTTCACTCAAATTATTTTCCACACTAGAAAACAAGAGTCATAAGAAGATCATCCACCCTGCCCCACATATCTTAAAGAACAAATCATCGGGCAGTCCAGCTTGGTGCTTGAAGTCTAAATAATTTCCATAGAaaccatgaaaaatataaatcccAAAAACCGTATGTCTACCAAGTTGTACTGAAAAATGTTAGGAAGTTTTCATGTTGTGTTCCGGAAACTGAACCCAcccctcacttttgagacaacgTTTAATTttttaccatggaaacagaaaaatgtaaaaatgacaaaaatctgagaatagcaaaaggcaccatcaCCTTAGGTTCtgtctgatatatctaccaacaaATATAGAATAGTtcttgagttgtgctccggaaacaaaatgattatggacaagcggacagatggatggacaaGGTGTCGACTTCattccccctgcattacatgcaaGACATGGGTCCCATATGACTCTTCAACAAACCTCATGAGCAAGAGGCCCGTGACACAACATGgtgaataaatgaaaacaagatTCCTCAGAAGATGTTATATCCTAATGCCCctacaaatcatctgacagttacttcatCTTTACTCAGTCTAAGTTCAAATCGtcgaaaggacaaatcatctgacagttacttgatgttttcttcagACTAAGTTCAAATCGTTTCCAAGAAAATCAGGAAAATATAAGTgccatatatatgtaaacagcaaaagtcaccacttcAAAAACTCTCTAAAATATCTGCCAAGACCTGTTAAAAGTTTAAATGAATTTAAACAaaacccatccctcccttttgagactaagttcgaaccatttccatggaaaccgggaaaaataaaagtgacaaGTGTCTGTAAATTCCaagaggcaccactttagggtctacCTCACAtatgtgccaagttttgcagTAGATATTAAGAAAATTTCAAGCTGTGCTGCAGAAACGGAGCCCATCCCTCCGTTTTGAGACTAAGAACAATTTTTTTCCATGGACACCattacaaaatgacaaaaatctggaaatagcaaaaggcaccataaTAGCTTATGTCTGATATATCCTCCAAGTTTCGTTGAAAGCTATTAAAACGTTTTTCAGcggtgctccggaaacgaaggtCACCCCTCCCTTTGAGCCTAAgttcaaatcatttccattgGCGGATAAAAACAAGAATTTTTAAAGACCTTTGGTCTGTTGTTACAATGTATCAGATCAAAAGAGATCAAATGTGTTATACATCTTGTCTATCAATACAGATCTAAGCGACCAATAGTCTTTTTCCAATTTGTATTCCATCAGTTTTTTATTCCTTTTTTCATTGTGCATCTTTCATGAAAACCTGCGTACTATTATTCTTACTGAACATCTGAATTCGGCATACTGCACAgtacgacgtaaaactaaaatcactcactcaccacaacATCTGTTTATCGGGCaatgaagaaatatatgtgcattATTGAAGAAAACATTTCCCAGAAACATTTTTCAGAATTGATAATAACCACATTCAATGAAGTCAAATTTTGAACAATGTCCtttttaaaacaacacacttgctatggatgtgcaacttctttattatttagaCACAGCATTTCGGGGATAATACTTGCCCCTTTGTCAGGTGAATGACAGTCAAAAGTTACAGAGGTATGTATGCTGGATAGCGAACTGTTATCACCATATTTTAGAGGTATTTGCTAAATTACTCCACCGTTCATTAAATTAACGAAacagaattaattttgatacttAAATAGCTATTCACTGATGTGTCCAGCCTGTTCACTGTCGCCGATTGTTTATAACGCGGTAGAAGGGAATCATGGCAGTATAAACAGATGTTGTCTAACATCAAACTGTAAAAGTTATCACCATTCTCATGCAattgaaataatatacatatttgTATCATACACTAACCTCGAATAATAGATTGTGTGACTATTTGAGTGTTTCTTTTACAGTAGATGGATAGGGAGTGAAACACTGACTTCTGACATCTCTACCCCAACCTAACCCCGAGTTTATTGCATTTGGCATCGAAGAAAAAGCCCTGAAACCAACGCATAATAATGTGCCTATACACGATGGAAAGGAATTATACTTACGAATGCCTTGTTTAGGTACAATGATACTAAAATGTTGTGTCCGACAATCGTTGCTACTAAAGGAGAGTCCATCATCACTCACTAATGAATTTTGTTCACGAGACGATCCCTCtgttatcaaaacatttttaaactCCAAAGCAATGAAGGGAAAAACACTTGTCAGAGGTGAAACTAGTGTTCTCCTAAATATGAACTGTTGCTCTTGCGGCGTTCCGTTTTCTTTCAGCTGTTGTTTGTCTTATACTTAAAAATACACAATGCAGTAAACCACAATTCGAAGTGTTATCCATAAATTGTAAGTTGCATTTGTTATCTACATGTATTTCACATGACATAAACAACACACAGAAATCAGATTTCTGATGCTCCTCCGAAGCGAATTGGGGCATTGGGAACATTCTGATATGAGGATTATTACATTCTTTGTGGATTTCACACAAAACGGAATAAATCGTGACTGGCATCTACACCAAGTGAGGAAAACATTCTCAAACAATGTTTGTGTACTTACCTTTACACCGCGAACACCGTGTGCATCCAGACCTTGACGATCACGAATGACAAATGACATATATTCAGTGCTGCACTCTTATAATACCGGTCTTTGTAAACTGGTTTCTGAGATGAGCTAAAGTCAGGTGTGCGACAGAAAGCGGAGTGGTCGGTAACCAGTTTAAGGGTGTCCTCCTTCAGATCATTCTCGAAGAGCGTAGTAAATATTCTGTTGCTGTTACAATGATGAAATAAAAGAAACGCGATGATTCAAAACTGCCAATAAGCCTGGAATTGCTAATGCAAAATATGATTCCACCCCTCCCCCAAGCTCTTCCTCCCCAACCTCTCCCCGTCTCCTTTTTTAATGCACGGCAATTTTAAAGGTATGTTCATGCATATGACACGAACAGGCTTACTGCTGTACCAGAGAAGAATTTGAGTTTCGTTGAAAGTGTATCAGTTATCCAGCAAAATTTAACATCGACAAATAAAGATGTTGATTTCTATCTGGAACCAAACCGGCCACTACCACATAAGCACACAACtctaaaatgtttttaaatctaAGTATGATCTGGAAGCCTGTGGGTGCTCGGAGGCTGATGTCCCACAACTGAATGTAATAATGCAAAGAAAGTAGTAagttattgtttatatttgtagtttaattttgtaacaatattccagcaatatcacgtacggcgggggacaccagaaatggatttcacacataaCACACATATGAGGATTGACAAGTTGACAAATGAGTATTAGAAATGCTGACAAAGAAGTGACTTATTGTGATCCTTCTTTATTGATCCAACTTCTCAaggcctctcaaagaagttagaaGTCTATGGAACTTACAAGAAGTTAGGAGAATGTTTTCATACTGgtttcagaaaatattccagcaatgtcaccagCAACGAGCTTGAAACATTGGGGAATCTGAACTGAATATCTGTACTGAAGAAATATGACAGATTGGACAGagttttctgaaaatgaagaattattaattttcatatttcatactttttttactggcaaacaagtTGAAGACACCCACTGGCGTTTGCCATTGTGAGCGAAGGGGCCCCAGGTTATCCGCGATAAAGTGTAATGCGATGGCCTGTCTCAGCAACTACATGTGGAAATAATATCCACGTACATGCACTAGCCATGCACTAGTGTGATGTTGGCACTTGTGACTACACTATCTGAGCAATGCTTTGAGTAGAACATACTTACAGCCATTGGTTTCTCCAGCAGAATGTGATAGCAGTTCTTGGCAAAGGCTATAGCAGGATCCTGAAGGTGCAAGAAATTTTACGAGTGTTTTGCTGATCATGTGAGTAAGTTTAGCATGCGAGCAATATCAcgaccagagatgggcttcacacactccaccctatcccgttattTGCCCTTTATCACTAGCATGGGttgccaattctaacccagacagCCACAAGTAAGATGGTTATGATTGTTCTAAGCTCTGTTCACAAGCATATTCTGTATGGACAATGTTCTGGAAAAGTCAAAGTTGCTGACTTACATTTGTACATCATACTATGTGCTTTCATATGATATCCATAAATAtgggataacactttctaaatggctttGTGTCTTCAAGtggaaatgtttttgatatGTTGCCTTAAAACAACATCTAACCCTTTCATCTGAATCACATATTCAAGATTTGCATGTGCTGTACTGGGTATACGTCTTTGATAAAGTCATAGCTCTGCCTCATATGCAAAACACATGACATTTTAGGTTTGAGTGAGCTTCACAAATTATACCAATATGGTGAATTAAACCTGGGTCGTCAGCATGTcgagcagacgctttaaccgTTGGGCTACAACATGGCCCCAGATGTACAGGAACAGACTCTCCTACTTCACACAATGACTGTCCAGGCCAGACCCCCTGTCAACTACCCCCTACCCCACTGTCAACTCACCTTCATTCTGTCAGGGTACTGTTGTGCATAAGCTGCATATGTGCTTCCTCGACTACCTGCTCCAACAACAATACATGTCACCGCACCAGTGTGCTGTTCTGGGTTCTCTCTCCTCAGCATGTTGATGAGGTTAGACATTTCTGCAAGGATAGAAGCTGAAAATTAACATGGGGTaggcagggtagcctagtggttaaggttcATCGCAAAACCATAGTTACTCACCCCTCACGCAAATTATGATTATgcaataccatttagaaagtgatcaaatgtaccATAGGACATAtgtgagattacactttcttgataaag contains these protein-coding regions:
- the LOC137268480 gene encoding putative oxidoreductase YteT, encoding MSKLINMLRRENPEQHTGAVTCIVVGAGSRGSTYAAYAQQYPDRMKVVGLAEPREYQRNQIKERNNVPASNVFTDWREAVKRDKFADFVIITTVDRDHKDPAIAFAKKGYHILLEKPIAATEADCREIVSTCKPYNVWLAVCHVLRYVPWAKKIKEVITSGRIGDVVNIQHTDPVGFWRFQHSYVRGNWRNEEESSNCLLAKCCHDVDLIKCWMGEKKCQRISSFGNLSHFRKEDKPVGAASRCMDCPQTIETSCPYSVKRLYLDEVKSGNQGWPVSIITDVPDIESVTEALKTGPYGRCVYECDNDVMSHQVVNFQFEGGATASLTMVAFTKKVGEREVKIYGTRGEISMVDGVVKVFDFLTGQTTTERLEVDEFAQRRGYHLIQTFVTAIKENNPELIETGADETLNSHLLVFAAEKARKENCVVTINPDGTF